One Vigna unguiculata cultivar IT97K-499-35 chromosome 7, ASM411807v1, whole genome shotgun sequence genomic region harbors:
- the LOC114191207 gene encoding uncharacterized protein LOC114191207 — MDDPLLYHSIVGVLQYVTITRPELSYSVNKVCPFMAQPLLEHWKAVKCILRYLKGTLACGCPIALTHGYHTLNAYCDADWASDLDDRQSTSGACIFFGSNLVSWWSKKQPIVSCSSVEAEYRSLAIIVSEKLWS; from the coding sequence ATGGATGATCCTCTTCTTTATCACTCTATAGTTGGTGTGTTACAATATGTTACTATTACACGACCTGAACTCAGCTATAGTGTCAATAAAGTATGTCCATTTATGGCCCAGCCATTATTGGAACATTGGAAAGCTGTAAAATGCATCCTTCGCTACTTAAAAGGAACTCTAGCTTGTGGATGTCCAATTGCTCTCACTCATGGGTATCACACTTTAAATGCTTATtgtgatgctgattgggcaTCAGATCTCGATGATCGTCAGTCCACCTCTGGTGCCTGTATTTTCTTTGGATCTAATTTAGTCTCCTGGTGGTCTAAAAAGCAACCTATAGTTTCATGTTCTAGTGTTGAGGCAGAGTATCGAAGTCTTGCAATCATTGTATCTGAAAAACTATGGTCGTAG
- the LOC114190355 gene encoding exocyst complex component EXO84B-like, producing MKMESSSTPPPKFRFRDHSLMESQNSSDSTSDAVSVTHTHADLLIESITARGIKHLCDELLELKEAANEDLQRNIYAKYSTFLRVLEEAREMENELEQMENYFVSHRRRVKDLIDRIYPKILSIDITFEDHVNVVPSPPRELEALVNECLENLDIRMSENKIDEALHFLESAEEHYQSLLLQDCSHSEMMLYESAISEKKSMLIQQLAQIAENKRTAGPELQRALAKLCRLGDYQLAIDLLLKHYHLRIVTGTDNLQWAKLSSCELYIRELSRFVFSIISQAARSFVMLCGENSPCTSELMLWAYEETKSFIICFDKYIKGTSAMNGGLSSAIKAVKFAVIYCSLLENQKLVLQPYLVKHLCPCVEEILNTHIKHFKKVIAIFSVSDPWILEKYLVSGVFVVAGSSTLAVGEQHDYCLLTTSGRKVLTLLQAIIEDISPLVSLQMGSLVISGITNLFTEYIAILERALAYETSSTEQGSPRMKFAESLPQQVSILANLSTLVRFLSIMVKNIFSCTDQAELQVSENLSIVHRHQGLNDFLLFIEKASNKLRNVFCQQLILRVLCTYHRHEIFSDSHCNGQLEANTIHNPTPSGIFQVLFLELRKIEQLEEEGVFEVNWLMGLLRELMEFMFIWVSENKEILATEEENVSSQTDEAKQFLLDVQFLVEIGMYGGYFSDDPLLLLTLMKSTFNSAGLDPFKDVDEDDWAIDIATKTIQKLLEIEKASLQPEEHLVGITEESHEHENQIKQSAYGSDFSEEVDTNSSENNLDAERDEVAKHETEVTFDSKTASPDIVFSPEEGIITEGSLC from the exons ATGAAAATGGAATCTTCTTCAACGCCTCCTCCTAAGTTCCGCTTCAGAGACCACTCTCTCATGGAATCTCAAAACTCCTCCGATTCCACCTCCGACGCCGTTTCCGTAACTCACACTCACGCCGACCTTCTAATTGAATCCATAACTGCAAGA GGCATTAAGCATTTGTGTGATGAACTTCTTGAGCTAAAGGAAGCAGCTAATGAAGATTTACAGAGAAACATATATGCCAAGTATTCCACTTTCCTTAG AGTACTAGAGGAAGCTAGAGAAATGGAAAATGAGCTTGAGCAAATGGAAAACTACTTTGTATCTCATAGAAGACGAGTAAAGGATCTTATAGATCGAATATATCCAAAGATATTGTCCATAGATATAACCTTCGAAGATCATGTAAATGTTGTCCCATCTCCCCCCAGAGAGTTGGAAGCTCTTGTCAATGAATGTTTAGAGAATTTGGATATTCGCATGTCAGAAAACAAGATAGATGAAGCCCTGCACTTTCTAGAATCTGCAGAGGAGCATTATCAAAGCCTTCTGTTGCAAGATTGTTCCCATAGTGAGATGATGTTGTATGAATCTGCAATTTCTGAGAAAAAGTCCATGCTTATACAACAGTTGGCACAAATAGCTGAGAATAAAAGAACAGCAGGACCGGAACTTCAGAGGGCACTAGCTAAACTTTGCAGACTGGGTGATTATCAACTTGCTATTGATCTATTGCTCAAGCATTACCATTTGCGTATTGTGACTGGAACAGATAATTTACAGTGGGCAAAGTTATCTTCATGTGAGTTATATATAAGGGAACTTTCAAGGTTCGTGTTCTCAATCATTTCTCAAGCAGCAAGGAGCTTTGTGATGTTGTGTGGAGAGAATTCTCCGTGTACCTCAGAACTCATGCTTTGGGCTTATGAAGAAACAAAGTCATTTATCATTTGTTTTGACAAATACATTAAAGGCACCTCAGCAATGAATGGAGGATTGTCTTCTGCCATAAAAGCAGTCAAGTTTGCTGTCATTTATTGTTCTTTATTAGAAAATCAGAAATTAGTGTTGCAGCCATACTTAGTGAAGCATCTCTGTCCCTGCGTGGAAGAGATTTTAAACACGCATATAAAGCATTTTAAGAAAGTGATTGCAATCTTCTCAGTGAGCGATCCTTGGATTTTAGAGAAGTATCTTGTGTCTGGAGTGTTTGTTGTGGCTGGATCTTCAACGCTAGCAGTTGGGGAACAACATGACTACTGCTTGCTAACTACTAGTGGCCGAAAGGTTCTGACATTATTGCAG GCGATAATAGAAGATATTTCTCCCTTAGTTTCTCTTCAAATGGGGAGTTTAGTCATTAGTGGAATCACTAACCTCTTCACAGAGTATATTGCTATACTTGAAAGAGCCCTTGCTTATGAAACAAGTTCAACTGAACAAGGTAGTCCACGAATGAAGTTTGCTGAGTCACTACCACAACAGGTTTCTATTTTGGCCAATTTATCAACGTTAGTGCGGTTTCTCTCTATCATGGTAAAAAATATCTTTAGCTGCACTGATCAGGCAGAATTACAAGTCTCGGAAAATCTTTCAATTGTTCATCGGCACCAAGGACTTAATGATTTCTTATTGTTTATTGAAAAGGCTTCTAATAAGTTGAGAAACGTGTTCTGCCAGCAATTAATTCTCAGAGTATTGTGTACTTACCATAGACATGAAATATTTTCAGACAGTCATTGCAATGGCCAGTTGGAAGCTAACACCATCCACAATCCAACGCCCTCTGGTATATTTCAG GTTTTATTTCTAGAATTGAGGAAAATAGAACAACTTGAGGAAGAGGGTGTGTTTGAAGTGAATTGGTTGATGGGATTACTGAGAGAATTAATGGAGTTTATGTTTATTTGGGTTTCCGAAAACAAGGAGATCCTTGCAACTGAAGAAGAGAATGTGAGCTCACAAACTGATGAAGCCAAACAG TTTCTTTTGGACGTGCAATTCTTGGTGGAAATTGGAATGTATGGAGGATATTTCTCCGACGATCCTTTGCTCCTTCTCACTCTCATGAAATCAACCTTCAATTCAGCTGGACTAGACCCTTTCAA AGATGTAGATGAAGATGATTGGGCAATAGATATTGCTACTAAAACAATTCAAAAGCTGTTGGAAATTGAGAAAGCAAGTTTGCAACCAGAGGAGCATTTAGTTGGCATCACAGAGGAGTCACATGAGCATGAGAACCAAATCAAACAATCCGCATATGGCAGTGATTTTTCCGAGGAAGTTGATACAAATTCTTCAGAGAACAATTTAGATGCAGAGAGAGATGAGGTTGCCAAACACGAAACAGAAGTTACTTTTGATTCAAAAACAGCTTCACCAGACATAGTATTTAGCCCTGAAGAGGGGATAATTACTGAAGGGAGTTTATGTTGA